In Polynucleobacter ibericus, a genomic segment contains:
- a CDS encoding sulfurtransferase, with protein MKSILNIAAYLFVSLDGLPELRAKMLDECNARQLKGTILLTGEGINMFLAGKTNELRGFLDWLRTDPRFTPLQAKESWSEEQPFKKMLIKLKNEIIRMNHPAIRPEEGRANFISPKKLQEWLDRGTDDLGRPVVMVDTRNAFEVDYGTFENALHFNIEKFTEFPAAISAHKEELTDKTLVSFCTGGIRCEKSGLYMREIGMQHSYQLEGGILKYFEEVGSAHYQGSCFVFDEREALEPNLDSIPVDQSIRKKLRMNSPEN; from the coding sequence ATGAAGTCGATTCTAAATATTGCCGCCTATTTATTTGTAAGCCTGGATGGCTTGCCAGAGCTGCGCGCCAAAATGCTTGATGAATGCAATGCCCGCCAACTGAAGGGCACCATCTTATTGACGGGCGAAGGCATCAATATGTTTCTTGCTGGCAAAACAAATGAGCTACGCGGATTTCTAGACTGGCTCCGGACCGATCCTCGCTTCACCCCTCTTCAAGCAAAAGAAAGTTGGTCTGAGGAACAGCCTTTCAAAAAAATGCTGATTAAGCTGAAGAATGAAATCATCCGCATGAATCACCCAGCGATTCGTCCAGAAGAAGGTCGAGCTAATTTCATCAGTCCTAAAAAATTACAGGAGTGGTTAGACCGTGGCACCGATGATTTAGGTCGCCCTGTAGTGATGGTAGATACGCGCAATGCCTTTGAAGTTGACTATGGCACCTTTGAAAATGCTTTGCATTTCAATATTGAAAAGTTTACTGAGTTTCCTGCTGCGATTTCTGCGCACAAAGAAGAGTTGACTGACAAAACACTCGTAAGCTTTTGTACTGGCGGCATTCGTTGCGAGAAATCTGGTCTTTACATGCGGGAGATTGGTATGCAACATAGCTACCAATTAGAGGGCGGCATTTTGAAATATTTTGAAGAGGTTGGCTCTGCTCATTACCAAGGCAGCTGCTTTGTTTTTGATGAACGTGAAGCGTTAGAGCCTAATCTTGATTCCATTCCTGTAGATCAGTCCATTCGGAAAAAACTTCGAATGAATTCCCCCGAAAATTAA
- a CDS encoding methyltransferase: MSQLTTLQWIEGGQDRSVNWHSENGIAPHKRIQIADDTLTADIAYRLACEGTAMLYKGDFQNARQLLQALVRRVDKPSKKSARADRVAKDKTKSPLDAFNLHRLAQSQRARILGMILVEVNADHTIPLRRAPDVSQACLEAYGPQKDSYVISLRELLGVISAHEWRKTGVQVLTRDDEEVRIHPHYGVFSPVRSEYINLILKAPLPAAIKQNSTAFDIGTGTGVLAVVLALRDIQRIIATDLSDRAIDCARDNVNSLSLGDQIEVHKTNLFPSGKAALIVCNPPWLPARPSSSLEHAVYDPESQMLRGFLGELNDHLLPGGEGWLILSDLAEHLGLRTREGLLHWIEQAGLKVITRIDTKPTHQKAFDKTDALYAARSQEVTSLWRLSSQT, encoded by the coding sequence GTGAGCCAACTGACAACGCTTCAATGGATAGAGGGCGGACAAGATCGCTCTGTAAATTGGCATTCTGAAAATGGCATTGCGCCACATAAAAGAATTCAGATTGCAGATGACACTCTCACTGCTGACATTGCTTATCGTTTGGCTTGTGAAGGTACGGCGATGCTTTACAAGGGCGACTTTCAGAATGCGCGACAACTTTTGCAGGCCTTAGTGCGTAGGGTAGATAAGCCCTCCAAGAAATCTGCTCGAGCCGATAGGGTTGCAAAAGATAAAACCAAAAGTCCCCTAGATGCATTTAATCTTCACCGCCTTGCTCAATCACAGCGGGCCCGCATTCTAGGGATGATATTGGTGGAGGTAAATGCAGACCATACCATCCCCTTAAGACGCGCTCCGGATGTATCCCAAGCCTGCTTGGAAGCTTATGGCCCACAAAAAGACTCTTATGTGATTTCACTACGAGAGTTGTTGGGTGTGATCAGCGCCCATGAGTGGCGCAAGACGGGTGTACAAGTTCTTACTAGAGATGATGAAGAAGTTCGAATACATCCACACTATGGCGTTTTCTCTCCAGTGCGCAGTGAATATATTAATCTGATCCTAAAAGCACCGCTACCGGCAGCAATAAAACAAAACTCTACAGCCTTTGATATTGGTACGGGGACTGGAGTTTTGGCGGTTGTTTTGGCTCTGCGCGATATACAGAGGATTATTGCGACTGATCTGAGTGATCGAGCTATTGATTGCGCTCGAGATAATGTCAATTCATTGAGCCTTGGAGATCAGATTGAAGTTCATAAAACTAATCTTTTCCCTTCAGGTAAAGCTGCGCTGATTGTTTGTAACCCACCATGGCTGCCCGCAAGACCAAGCTCTTCTCTAGAACATGCGGTATATGACCCAGAGAGCCAGATGTTGAGGGGTTTCTTGGGTGAATTGAACGATCATCTGCTTCCAGGTGGTGAAGGTTGGCTCATTCTTTCTGACTTGGCAGAACACTTGGGTCTAAGAACAAGAGAGGGGCTTCTCCATTGGATTGAGCAAGCTGGCCTGAAGGTGATAACACGCATTGATACTAAACCTACACATCAAAAAGCATTTGATAAAACGGATGCATTGTATGCAGCCCGATCACAGGAAGTCACCTCTCTATGGCGCCTGAGTTCTCAAACTTAG
- the ubiG gene encoding bifunctional 2-polyprenyl-6-hydroxyphenol methylase/3-demethylubiquinol 3-O-methyltransferase UbiG, with amino-acid sequence MNVDQSEIAKFSALAHRWWDPNSEFKPLHAINPLRLDWIKSFVNLEGKKVVDIGCGGGILAESISQSGADTTGIDLSEKALKVAELHALEVGANLTYRSISAEALADEQPEQYDVVTCMEMLEHVPDPASVVRACAKLCKPGGTLFFSTLNRNPKSYLFAIIGAEYILKLLPKGTHEYAKFIKPSELVAFTRHAGLEMLGVKGMSYNPITQVYSLGEDVSVNYMIAVRK; translated from the coding sequence ATGAACGTCGACCAGTCCGAAATCGCCAAATTTAGCGCCCTAGCCCATCGCTGGTGGGACCCCAATAGCGAATTCAAGCCTTTGCATGCCATCAATCCTTTGCGCCTCGACTGGATCAAATCCTTTGTCAATTTAGAGGGTAAGAAAGTGGTTGATATTGGTTGCGGTGGCGGCATCCTAGCGGAATCCATTTCTCAATCAGGCGCAGATACTACTGGCATTGATTTATCAGAAAAAGCACTCAAAGTTGCTGAATTGCATGCCCTGGAAGTGGGCGCTAACCTTACTTATCGCTCTATCTCAGCAGAAGCGCTAGCGGATGAGCAACCCGAACAATATGACGTAGTGACTTGCATGGAGATGTTGGAGCACGTGCCTGACCCTGCATCTGTAGTTCGCGCCTGTGCCAAACTTTGTAAACCAGGCGGCACTTTATTTTTTAGCACCCTGAATCGCAATCCCAAGTCCTACTTATTTGCCATTATTGGCGCTGAATACATCCTCAAATTACTCCCCAAGGGTACTCACGAATATGCTAAATTCATTAAGCCCTCTGAATTAGTAGCATTTACTCGCCATGCAGGCTTAGAGATGCTCGGGGTGAAGGGTATGAGCTACAACCCAATTACCCAGGTATATAGCCTAGGTGAAGATGTGAGCGTCAATTACATGATTGCCGTTCGAAAGTAA
- a CDS encoding HAD family hydrolase, giving the protein MNNLSSPYAGIFFDLDGTLADTAPDLVAATNKLLIARNLAPKPYEFLRPFASAGARGLLEGAFGIAPDHEDFVVLRDEFFSNYENALLVDSKLFDGIAHLLDQMDKAKLPWGIITNKSERFTNPLTDLMGLRQRAASTVSGDTTPYSKPHPEPILHAARSTNIDPTKSIYVGDDIRDVLAGKAAGMKTVAAAYGYCGCKEPPEAWGADYIINHPAELLQIIFPNRE; this is encoded by the coding sequence GTGAACAATCTTTCCAGTCCTTACGCAGGCATCTTTTTTGATTTAGATGGCACATTAGCTGACACCGCCCCTGATTTAGTCGCTGCCACCAATAAATTACTGATTGCACGCAATTTGGCGCCCAAGCCTTATGAGTTTCTGCGCCCCTTTGCATCCGCTGGTGCGCGCGGATTACTTGAAGGCGCCTTTGGCATCGCTCCCGATCATGAAGATTTCGTTGTATTACGTGATGAATTTTTCAGTAATTACGAAAATGCCTTGCTCGTAGACAGTAAATTATTTGATGGGATTGCTCATTTGCTCGATCAAATGGATAAAGCCAAACTCCCTTGGGGCATCATCACCAACAAAAGCGAACGCTTTACCAACCCATTAACTGACCTGATGGGCTTACGTCAGCGTGCCGCTTCGACCGTCTCCGGCGACACCACCCCATACTCTAAGCCACATCCAGAGCCGATTCTGCACGCAGCCAGGTCAACTAATATTGACCCCACAAAGTCAATCTATGTTGGAGATGACATTAGAGACGTTCTCGCGGGGAAAGCTGCAGGCATGAAGACCGTGGCAGCAGCATATGGCTATTGCGGCTGTAAAGAGCCTCCTGAGGCCTGGGGTGCCGATTACATCATCAATCACCCAGCCGAATTACTGCAAATCATCTTCCCCAATAGGGAATAA
- a CDS encoding Bug family tripartite tricarboxylate transporter substrate binding protein: MQDLAKMVKRTLKNSLLAGLMALGASSLALAQNAGVGTWPTQKPIRLIAVFPPGGSVDQVARVLAPALQSELKQNVIVENIGGASGVIGTSAMTRADPDGYTFAVVFDTHGVNPSLKDKLPYDTIKDIAPVVLIGTSPMVLVASKKSGITSFKQLVDLSKTGKQFSYGSIGVGSLGHLAMARLAKQAGFDWNHIPYRGGGPLMQDALGGQVELAVGSEFLVKPHVDSGGVIPLVITTAKRSPSLPNVPTISESGFPGFSAPAWWAVLAPGKTSPAVVDAMNKALNKALKSPAVAEKFKAQGIQIVGGTPEAAQEFIGKQIGIWGKFVIENNIKETPQ, translated from the coding sequence ATGCAGGATTTAGCAAAAATGGTCAAAAGAACCTTAAAAAACAGCCTATTAGCCGGTTTGATGGCTTTGGGAGCAAGTAGCTTGGCATTGGCTCAAAATGCGGGCGTTGGCACATGGCCTACACAAAAGCCGATTCGTTTAATTGCGGTATTTCCGCCAGGCGGTTCGGTGGATCAGGTTGCTCGCGTGCTTGCCCCTGCCTTGCAGTCAGAGTTGAAGCAAAACGTGATTGTGGAGAACATCGGCGGCGCCTCTGGTGTGATTGGTACTTCAGCCATGACACGCGCTGATCCAGATGGATATACCTTTGCGGTGGTATTTGATACCCACGGTGTTAATCCAAGTCTTAAAGATAAGCTTCCCTATGACACTATTAAGGACATTGCTCCAGTAGTACTCATTGGAACATCACCAATGGTATTGGTTGCTAGTAAAAAATCGGGCATTACCAGCTTTAAGCAGTTGGTTGATCTTTCCAAAACAGGTAAGCAATTTAGCTACGGCTCTATTGGAGTTGGTAGTCTGGGTCACTTAGCAATGGCGCGCCTTGCAAAACAAGCTGGCTTTGATTGGAACCACATCCCGTATCGTGGCGGCGGCCCTTTGATGCAGGATGCATTGGGCGGCCAGGTTGAACTAGCAGTAGGTTCTGAGTTCTTGGTCAAACCGCATGTGGATAGTGGTGGCGTTATTCCGCTAGTTATCACGACTGCCAAGCGTTCACCATCCTTGCCTAATGTTCCAACCATCTCTGAAAGCGGCTTCCCAGGCTTTAGCGCTCCAGCATGGTGGGCAGTATTGGCTCCTGGTAAAACATCGCCGGCGGTAGTGGATGCAATGAATAAGGCTTTGAACAAAGCTTTGAAATCCCCTGCAGTAGCTGAAAAGTTTAAAGCGCAAGGTATTCAAATTGTTGGTGGTACCCCTGAAGCGGCGCAAGAGTTTATTGGCAAACAGATCGGTATCTGGGGCAAGTTCGTTATTGAAAACAACATTAAAGAAACTCCTCAGTAA
- a CDS encoding pirin family protein has protein sequence MIRNIQTIIPGIATSDGAGVKLRRSLGGQNQVRLDPFLMLDEFSSNDPNDYVAGFPAHPHRGFETVTYMLEGHMLHEDHLGNQGHLKTGGVQWMTAGRGIIHSEMPQQESGAMRGFQLWINLPAKEKMKAAGYKDIQVEDIPTVQLENNGSVKVIAGSYQQGEKEVQGPIQGISTTPLFLDVHLPPNAEFEHRIPKELNAFLYVYEGDLEVGGPMREIPRQAAVVLGDGDRLKTKSGSAGAHFIVLAALPLHEPIVQYGPFVMNTRAEIEQAIDDYQNNRLVIA, from the coding sequence ATGATCCGCAATATCCAAACCATCATTCCTGGTATTGCCACTTCTGATGGTGCGGGTGTGAAATTGCGTCGTAGTCTTGGTGGTCAGAATCAAGTGAGGCTAGATCCTTTTTTAATGCTCGATGAATTTTCTTCGAATGATCCGAATGACTATGTAGCGGGCTTTCCAGCTCATCCCCATCGGGGTTTTGAGACGGTGACCTATATGCTTGAAGGACATATGCTGCATGAGGACCATTTGGGTAATCAAGGGCATCTCAAGACAGGTGGTGTGCAGTGGATGACTGCGGGGCGCGGCATTATTCACTCTGAGATGCCCCAGCAGGAAAGTGGCGCCATGCGCGGTTTTCAACTATGGATTAACTTGCCTGCCAAAGAAAAGATGAAAGCGGCTGGTTATAAAGATATCCAAGTTGAGGATATTCCGACAGTTCAATTAGAAAATAATGGCTCAGTGAAGGTTATTGCTGGTTCATACCAGCAAGGTGAAAAAGAGGTTCAAGGACCGATTCAGGGTATTAGCACCACACCTTTATTTTTAGATGTGCATTTGCCGCCTAATGCGGAATTTGAGCATCGTATTCCTAAGGAACTAAATGCCTTTCTTTATGTTTACGAAGGTGATCTTGAGGTGGGCGGCCCTATGCGCGAGATACCAAGGCAGGCGGCTGTTGTTCTCGGTGATGGCGACCGCTTAAAAACTAAGTCAGGATCTGCTGGCGCACACTTTATTGTGTTGGCAGCGTTGCCGCTTCATGAGCCGATTGTTCAATATGGCCCCTTTGTAATGAATACCCGCGCTGAAATTGAACAGGCTATTGATGATTATCAAAATAATCGGTTGGTGATTGCCTAG
- a CDS encoding carboxymuconolactone decarboxylase family protein gives MSERLIPYQPMDLAEPAELVDAIRKRRGGQFINLDRMLLHSVPIAEGWNHFIGEIRNNLSLNPKLRELAMCGVAVLNGAEYEFFHHAPPFKKAGGTEEQVQGLRLIGQSNFPRDLYSPVENDAAELTFQMTRNIKVDPELMKRLQKELGSTDTVELVTVIAAYNMVSRFLIALDVNPEDHPPA, from the coding sequence ATGTCAGAACGTTTAATTCCATATCAGCCAATGGATTTGGCTGAACCAGCAGAGCTAGTGGATGCTATTCGCAAGAGGCGTGGCGGCCAGTTTATTAATTTGGACCGCATGCTCTTGCATAGTGTTCCTATAGCTGAGGGTTGGAATCATTTCATTGGCGAGATTCGCAATAATCTCTCCTTGAACCCTAAGCTGCGTGAGTTGGCCATGTGTGGAGTTGCTGTTTTGAATGGTGCTGAGTATGAATTTTTCCACCATGCACCCCCGTTTAAGAAAGCGGGCGGCACCGAAGAACAGGTACAAGGATTGCGTCTTATCGGGCAATCAAATTTCCCAAGAGATCTTTACTCTCCAGTGGAAAACGATGCTGCTGAACTTACTTTTCAGATGACTCGTAATATCAAAGTAGATCCTGAGTTGATGAAGCGCTTGCAAAAAGAGTTGGGCAGTACCGACACAGTTGAGTTGGTAACTGTAATTGCTGCTTACAACATGGTCTCACGTTTCTTGATTGCGCTCGACGTGAATCCTGAAGACCATCCCCCAGCCTAA
- a CDS encoding tetratricopeptide repeat protein produces the protein MFQKVFEALQNNQLLEAEFLLKEVSIANPDNPDALHLMGVVCGMQNRPIDALMFFERALLVTPDDPALLFNAAKALSALQRDAEALKYHRRAIDLDPQNPEAWVNYGRSLDNLRKREEALDCYEKAVTLQPNMTEGWFNKGKIFGELKRYEEALHAYITAYQLRPTEPFLLGIILHYKMLICDWADLEGIYLKVQQDLRAHQLAAEPFGYQGISTSEQDLLETAKIFAKHRFPATERSTTESVLKPKNEKIRIAYLCGEFRDQATSVLMTGVYECHDPEHFEIYALDNGWDDGGILRPRMKNAFTEMIDISQKTDSEVVQLIQDLNIDILVNLNGYFGEGRQNIFASHPAPIQVNYLGFPGTLGAEYMDYLIADSVVIPPDSRVHYVEKIAYMPNSYQANDSKRIISDKQNSRAELGLPEIGFVYCCFNNNYKITPETFDCWMRILKAVEGSVLWLIQDNEVAEKNLKAEALKRGISSDRIIFAKRLPLPEHLARQKMADLFLDTLPYNAHTTASDALWAGVPVLTLPGKTFPGRVAASLLNALEMQELIVQTPEEYEQRAIELAHDKSALQAIKARLAENRLVKPLFDTPLFTKNLEALYKKMYERHEANLPPEHIAGP, from the coding sequence ATGTTCCAAAAAGTCTTTGAGGCTCTTCAAAATAATCAACTTCTTGAGGCTGAATTTTTACTCAAGGAAGTATCTATTGCTAACCCAGATAATCCCGATGCCCTACATTTAATGGGTGTTGTTTGTGGAATGCAAAATCGACCAATTGATGCTTTGATGTTTTTTGAGCGGGCACTGCTGGTTACTCCTGATGATCCGGCGCTTCTTTTTAACGCCGCAAAAGCTTTATCCGCGCTGCAACGAGATGCTGAAGCTCTGAAATATCACCGTAGAGCAATTGATTTGGACCCTCAAAATCCTGAGGCTTGGGTTAACTACGGTAGAAGTTTAGACAATCTTCGTAAGCGTGAAGAAGCTTTGGATTGCTACGAAAAAGCAGTGACCTTGCAGCCCAATATGACTGAGGGGTGGTTCAACAAGGGAAAAATATTTGGTGAACTAAAGCGCTATGAAGAAGCTTTGCATGCTTACATCACTGCCTACCAATTACGGCCTACCGAACCCTTTTTACTTGGCATTATCTTGCACTACAAAATGCTCATTTGTGATTGGGCTGATTTGGAGGGCATCTATTTAAAGGTTCAGCAGGACCTACGTGCCCATCAGTTAGCTGCGGAGCCTTTTGGGTACCAGGGAATTTCTACATCAGAACAGGATCTTTTAGAGACGGCCAAGATATTTGCTAAGCATCGTTTTCCTGCAACAGAAAGATCAACTACAGAGTCTGTGCTGAAACCAAAGAATGAAAAAATTCGTATTGCCTACTTATGTGGTGAATTTAGAGATCAGGCGACATCCGTACTGATGACCGGTGTGTATGAGTGCCATGATCCTGAGCACTTTGAAATTTATGCTTTAGATAATGGCTGGGATGATGGCGGCATTCTGAGGCCGCGGATGAAAAATGCTTTTACAGAAATGATCGATATTAGCCAAAAGACAGATTCCGAAGTTGTTCAATTAATTCAAGATTTGAATATCGATATTTTGGTTAATTTAAATGGCTATTTTGGAGAAGGGCGTCAAAACATCTTTGCTTCGCATCCAGCGCCTATTCAGGTTAATTATTTGGGATTCCCAGGAACCCTGGGTGCAGAATATATGGATTATTTGATAGCGGATTCTGTAGTGATTCCACCTGATAGTCGCGTACATTACGTGGAAAAAATTGCGTACATGCCCAATAGTTATCAGGCCAATGATTCAAAGCGGATTATTTCTGATAAACAAAATTCTCGCGCAGAACTGGGTTTGCCGGAAATAGGCTTCGTTTATTGTTGCTTTAACAATAACTACAAGATCACGCCTGAAACTTTTGATTGTTGGATGCGTATTTTGAAGGCAGTAGAGGGAAGTGTTTTGTGGTTAATCCAAGATAATGAAGTTGCTGAAAAAAATCTCAAGGCCGAGGCTCTTAAAAGAGGTATTTCTTCAGACCGCATTATTTTTGCAAAAAGACTGCCCCTTCCAGAGCATTTGGCTCGTCAAAAAATGGCAGATCTGTTTTTGGATACGCTTCCTTACAATGCGCACACTACCGCAAGTGATGCGTTATGGGCTGGCGTGCCGGTATTGACTCTTCCAGGCAAAACTTTTCCAGGTAGGGTTGCAGCAAGCCTTCTGAATGCATTGGAAATGCAGGAGTTGATTGTCCAAACGCCTGAAGAGTACGAGCAACGTGCAATTGAATTGGCTCATGACAAATCTGCTCTACAAGCAATTAAGGCGCGACTAGCCGAGAATCGATTGGTTAAGCCTTTATTTGATACACCACTGTTTACTAAAAATTTAGAAGCACTCTACAAAAAAATGTATGAGCGTCATGAGGCTAATTTACCCCCCGAACATATTGCCGGCCCTTAG
- the ompA gene encoding outer membrane protein OmpA, producing MNKTLKVLLASVITVSASAAIASDNWENSSGLNWKNGDGTLCWRDNNWTPATAAKGCDGALAPKPAAAGVSQSKITLQADTLYDFNKSDLKPEGKATLDKIAKDLSKIKLEVIIAVGNTDSVGTDAYNMALGQRRAQSVKTYLVSKGVDGSRIYTESKGKSNPVASNATAEGRAKNRRTDIEVVGTAAK from the coding sequence ATGAACAAAACCCTAAAAGTGTTGCTGGCTTCTGTTATCACTGTTTCTGCTTCTGCAGCAATTGCTTCTGATAACTGGGAAAACAGCTCTGGCTTGAATTGGAAAAACGGCGATGGCACATTGTGCTGGCGCGATAACAACTGGACACCTGCTACTGCAGCTAAAGGTTGTGACGGTGCTTTAGCTCCTAAACCAGCTGCTGCTGGCGTTAGCCAAAGCAAAATCACTTTGCAAGCTGACACACTTTATGACTTCAACAAGTCTGACTTGAAGCCAGAAGGTAAAGCTACTTTGGACAAGATCGCTAAAGATTTGAGCAAGATCAAGTTAGAAGTAATCATCGCTGTTGGTAACACTGATAGCGTTGGTACAGATGCATACAACATGGCCCTCGGTCAGCGTCGTGCGCAATCCGTTAAGACTTACCTCGTAAGCAAAGGTGTTGACGGTAGCCGTATCTACACAGAATCTAAAGGCAAGAGCAATCCAGTTGCATCAAACGCAACTGCTGAAGGCCGCGCTAAGAACCGCCGTACTGACATCGAAGTTGTTGGTACAGCAGCTAAGTAA